One Candidatus Methylomirabilota bacterium DNA segment encodes these proteins:
- a CDS encoding efflux RND transporter periplasmic adaptor subunit yields the protein MGTRFLTPLLLVLLALGACGQSSQATSERREPTGGGAERPVIRITTAVAEGRAVQRSVETVGSLLAWEEVVAKSQATGTLLRLYADLGDRVSAGQLLAELDRREADLGLDQLQADLLAGRENLARARATAEASRANLQRTRESRRALVADVDRARADAQWKRLELDRNRELAAKQLIAARDVDQAQAQYAMAQAQLQSAETALNQHTDQVQVAEAQLQADLGAVKAAEAQVRQREAALELGRKRVGDTTVVAPMGGFVARRHASVGEFVKDSTAIFTLVATDPLKYTGTIPERFAPEVRIGQDVRLQVEAYPDRTFSGRVTRISPAVEVQTRTLALEARVPNGPGFLRPGFFARGGVLTRQEARVPFVPAEAVVYAVGLTKVFVVANGKAQERQVKAGLREAGRVEILEGVKPGETVATSSLAQLYDGAPVAVAPPTPRPASPPPAATR from the coding sequence ATGGGGACGCGGTTCCTCACGCCTCTGCTGCTCGTCCTGCTGGCCCTCGGCGCCTGCGGACAGTCGAGCCAGGCGACGTCCGAGCGCCGCGAGCCGACCGGGGGCGGAGCCGAGCGGCCGGTTATCCGCATCACGACGGCCGTGGCCGAGGGCCGCGCCGTCCAGCGGAGCGTGGAGACGGTCGGGAGCCTCCTGGCGTGGGAGGAGGTCGTCGCCAAGTCCCAGGCGACGGGGACGCTCCTGCGGCTCTACGCGGACCTCGGCGATCGGGTTTCGGCCGGGCAGCTCCTGGCCGAGCTGGACCGCCGCGAGGCTGACCTCGGCCTCGACCAGCTCCAGGCCGACCTCCTGGCAGGCCGCGAAAATCTCGCCCGGGCCCGGGCCACCGCGGAGGCCTCCCGCGCCAACCTCCAGCGCACCCGGGAGAGTCGCCGGGCCCTGGTGGCCGACGTCGATCGCGCCCGAGCCGACGCCCAGTGGAAGCGGCTCGAGCTCGACCGCAACCGTGAGCTCGCCGCCAAGCAGCTCATCGCCGCCCGCGACGTCGACCAGGCCCAGGCCCAGTACGCCATGGCCCAGGCCCAGCTCCAGTCGGCCGAGACGGCCCTCAATCAGCACACCGACCAGGTCCAGGTCGCCGAGGCCCAGCTCCAGGCCGACCTGGGAGCGGTCAAGGCGGCGGAGGCGCAGGTCCGGCAGCGGGAGGCGGCCCTCGAGCTCGGCCGGAAGCGGGTCGGCGACACGACGGTCGTCGCCCCGATGGGCGGGTTCGTCGCGCGCCGCCACGCGTCGGTGGGAGAATTCGTCAAGGACAGTACCGCCATCTTCACGCTGGTGGCGACCGATCCCCTCAAGTACACGGGGACGATTCCCGAGCGGTTCGCCCCCGAGGTCCGGATCGGCCAGGACGTCCGCCTCCAGGTCGAGGCCTACCCCGACCGCACGTTCTCCGGCCGGGTGACGCGGATCTCGCCGGCCGTGGAGGTCCAGACGCGCACCCTGGCCCTCGAGGCGCGGGTCCCCAACGGGCCGGGCTTCCTGCGGCCGGGCTTCTTCGCCCGCGGCGGCGTCCTGACCCGACAGGAGGCGCGGGTGCCCTTCGTCCCGGCCGAGGCGGTGGTCTACGCCGTCGGCCTCACCAAGGTTTTCGTCGTCGCCAACGGGAAGGCCCAGGAGCGGCAGGTCAAGGCCGGCCTCCGCGAGGCGGGTCGGGTCGAGATCCTCGAGGGCGTCAAGCCCGGCGAGACGGTCGCCACATCATCGCTCGCCCAGCTCTACGACGGCGCGCCGGTCGCGGTGGCGCCGCCGACCCCCCGGCCGGCCTCGCCGCCTCCGGCGGCGACCAGGTAG
- a CDS encoding efflux RND transporter permease subunit yields the protein MSLVDLCVRRPVFATMLVVSLVVLGLASYRELGLDLFPKVDIPTVTITTQLPGAGPEEIESQITKRIEAAVNTINGIDELRSTTLEGRSQVFVSFILERNIDEAANDVREKVAAIVSQLPPGTESPVIEKFDVDAAPVMALVVSGRRSAREITEIADKRIKRGLEAVKDIGAITLVGDRKREIQIDVDPNRLTAYGLSVQQVRTALLQQNVEIPGGRLTGPQREEGLRTLGRIERVADFEGLVVAETPRGPVRIRDIGQVLDAEEEPRSLSRLDGRNAVSLLVRKQSGTNTVAVVDRVKAKLAELRATLPGDISVEAVRDQSRFIKRALGEVQHHLMLGALFASLIVWLFLGWRNWRPALIAAVSIPTSIIATFFVMRMAGFTLNNITMLGLSVSTGIVIDDAIIVLENIFRHIDEEQRSPREAAVTGAREIALAVLATTLSLTAIFFPVAFMGGLVGRFWRSFGLTVSFAILVSLLVAFTLVPMLAARVLRGRGEAAGTGHAAGHGQSGLYRRLEAGYEAILRVGLRNRLLTVVATLLLVAGTLYLSRSLKLDFIVADDMSEFEVIVETPPGSSLGQSDMITQRLEGELRAIPEVERVFTTIGARGGFVSNVTDVSIYVGLRPLAQRRRSQFDIMQEARRRLRAFPDLRASVQQVSLVSGGGFRQTPFNLILRGSDLDRLTSYADTLVQRLSAIPGFVDVDTGQAQRSPEIQLEVDRQRAADLGVRMADVAASIRVLVAGEKVGFYREAGEQYDVRLRLGEPFRRDGHRLPDLTVPAAGGQLVRLANLARLTPGMSPGQIDRYAQERQMTVSSNLYQKPLGEAMQQALAIVRELDMPSGYQVIPLGQAKLMQEAFWNFLVAFVLALTFIYMVLGAQFESFVHPITIMSSMFLALPFGLLALVLTGNTLNIYAIMGMFLLMGVVKKNAILQVDYTNVLRARGLPRFEAQMEADRARLRPILMTTLAIIAGMLPVALGRGDGSASRAALAVAVVGGQALCLIVTLIITPVVYSLFDDFRGLPRRVLAWRPSWRPRQVLGRRLEEALNGRRQ from the coding sequence GTGTCGCTCGTCGACCTCTGCGTCCGGCGCCCCGTCTTCGCCACCATGCTGGTCGTCTCGCTGGTGGTGCTCGGGCTCGCCTCCTATCGGGAGCTCGGCCTCGATCTGTTCCCCAAGGTGGACATCCCCACCGTCACCATCACCACCCAGCTGCCGGGCGCCGGCCCCGAGGAGATCGAGAGCCAGATCACCAAGCGCATCGAGGCCGCCGTCAACACCATCAACGGCATCGACGAGCTCCGCTCCACGACGCTCGAGGGCCGGTCCCAGGTCTTCGTCTCGTTCATCCTGGAGCGGAACATCGACGAGGCCGCCAACGACGTGCGCGAGAAGGTCGCCGCCATCGTCTCCCAGCTCCCCCCCGGCACCGAATCGCCCGTCATCGAGAAGTTCGACGTCGACGCCGCTCCCGTCATGGCGCTGGTCGTCTCGGGCCGCCGCTCGGCGCGCGAGATCACCGAGATCGCCGACAAGCGCATCAAGCGGGGCCTGGAGGCGGTGAAGGACATCGGCGCCATCACGCTGGTCGGCGACCGGAAGCGCGAGATCCAGATCGACGTCGACCCCAACCGGCTCACCGCCTACGGGCTCTCGGTCCAGCAGGTGCGCACCGCCCTCCTGCAGCAGAACGTGGAGATCCCCGGGGGCCGCCTGACCGGCCCGCAGCGGGAGGAGGGGCTGCGCACCCTCGGCCGCATCGAGCGCGTCGCCGACTTCGAGGGGCTCGTCGTGGCCGAGACCCCCCGGGGGCCGGTCCGCATCCGTGACATCGGCCAGGTGCTCGACGCCGAGGAGGAGCCGCGGTCGCTGTCCCGGCTGGACGGCCGCAACGCCGTCTCCCTGCTGGTCCGCAAGCAGTCGGGGACCAACACCGTCGCCGTGGTCGACCGCGTGAAGGCCAAGCTCGCCGAGCTCCGGGCGACGCTGCCCGGCGACATCTCCGTCGAAGCCGTGCGCGATCAGTCCCGCTTCATCAAGCGCGCCCTCGGCGAGGTCCAGCATCACCTCATGCTGGGCGCCCTCTTCGCCAGCCTCATCGTCTGGCTCTTCCTCGGCTGGCGGAACTGGCGGCCGGCGCTGATCGCGGCGGTGTCCATCCCGACCTCGATCATCGCGACGTTCTTCGTCATGCGGATGGCCGGCTTCACGCTGAACAACATCACCATGCTCGGCCTGTCGGTCTCCACCGGCATCGTCATCGACGACGCCATCATCGTGCTGGAGAACATCTTCCGGCACATCGACGAGGAGCAGCGCTCGCCGCGGGAGGCGGCCGTCACCGGCGCCCGGGAAATCGCCCTCGCCGTCCTGGCGACGACCCTCTCGCTCACCGCCATCTTCTTTCCGGTGGCCTTCATGGGGGGGCTGGTCGGCCGGTTCTGGCGGAGCTTCGGGCTCACCGTCAGCTTCGCCATCCTGGTGTCCCTCCTGGTCGCCTTCACGCTGGTCCCGATGCTGGCGGCGCGCGTCCTCAGGGGGCGCGGGGAGGCTGCCGGGACGGGACACGCGGCGGGGCACGGCCAGTCGGGACTCTACCGCCGCCTGGAGGCGGGCTACGAGGCGATTCTCCGCGTGGGTCTCCGGAACCGGCTCCTCACCGTGGTGGCCACGCTGCTCCTGGTCGCCGGGACGCTCTATCTCTCCCGTAGCCTCAAGCTCGACTTCATCGTGGCCGACGACATGTCGGAATTCGAGGTCATCGTGGAGACGCCGCCGGGCTCCTCGCTCGGGCAGTCGGACATGATCACGCAGCGTCTCGAGGGGGAGCTCCGCGCGATCCCCGAGGTGGAGCGGGTCTTCACGACCATCGGCGCCCGCGGGGGCTTCGTGTCCAACGTGACCGACGTGTCGATCTACGTCGGGCTCCGTCCGCTCGCCCAGCGGAGGCGCAGCCAGTTCGACATCATGCAGGAAGCTCGCCGCCGCCTCCGCGCGTTCCCCGATCTCCGCGCCAGCGTCCAGCAGGTCAGCCTGGTCTCCGGCGGCGGATTCCGGCAGACGCCGTTCAACCTCATCCTGCGCGGATCGGATCTCGACCGCCTCACGAGCTACGCCGACACCTTGGTCCAGCGTCTCTCGGCCATCCCGGGCTTCGTCGACGTGGACACGGGACAGGCGCAGCGGAGCCCCGAGATCCAGCTCGAGGTCGACCGGCAGCGGGCGGCGGATCTCGGCGTCCGCATGGCCGACGTCGCCGCCAGCATCCGCGTCCTGGTGGCTGGCGAGAAGGTCGGCTTCTACCGCGAGGCGGGCGAGCAGTACGACGTCCGGCTGCGTCTCGGCGAGCCGTTCCGCCGTGACGGCCACCGGCTCCCCGACCTGACGGTGCCGGCCGCCGGCGGCCAGCTCGTGCGCCTCGCGAACCTGGCGCGCCTCACGCCCGGCATGAGCCCGGGACAGATCGACCGGTACGCCCAGGAACGGCAGATGACGGTGTCCTCGAACCTCTACCAGAAGCCGCTCGGCGAGGCCATGCAGCAGGCGCTGGCGATCGTCCGGGAGCTCGACATGCCGTCCGGCTACCAGGTCATCCCCCTCGGCCAGGCCAAGCTCATGCAGGAAGCGTTCTGGAACTTCCTGGTCGCCTTCGTCCTCGCCCTCACCTTCATCTACATGGTCCTGGGCGCGCAATTCGAGAGCTTCGTCCATCCGATCACGATCATGAGCTCCATGTTCCTGGCCCTGCCCTTCGGCCTGCTGGCCCTGGTCCTGACCGGCAACACCCTGAACATCTACGCCATCATGGGGATGTTCCTGCTGATGGGCGTGGTGAAGAAGAACGCGATCCTGCAGGTCGACTACACGAACGTGCTGCGCGCGCGCGGGCTGCCCCGCTTCGAGGCCCAGATGGAGGCCGACCGGGCGCGACTGCGGCCGATCCTCATGACGACCCTGGCCATCATCGCCGGCATGCTGCCGGTCGCCCTGGGGCGCGGCGACGGCTCCGCCTCGCGCGCGGCCCTGGCGGTGGCGGTGGTCGGAGGGCAGGCTCTCTGCCTCATCGTGACGCTCATCATCACGCCCGTCGTGTACTCGCTCTTCGACGACTTCCGCGGGCTCCCGCGCCGCGTCCTGGCCTGGCGCCCGAGCTGGCGTCCCCGCCAGGTCCTGGGGCGCCGCCTCGAAGAAGCGCTCAACGGTCGGAGGCAGTGA